A single Primulina eburnea isolate SZY01 chromosome 11, ASM2296580v1, whole genome shotgun sequence DNA region contains:
- the LOC140805570 gene encoding uncharacterized protein, with product MARTRRTDQGDPHAQGDGGQTSRQANVNNTGPNITLTPEELKRMMADAVALYAAGKEVSRPVTPPGDKQGDKQGHEEEQEQERREKEVTGEDEESSAGSKSPTMAEELSNLRQKMKVLEGQLEERSVARTILRGCPFADIIVREPLPGNFKSAKVKDYDGNADPEEHLARFENTAMLHCYTDRIKCKVFLTTLVDSAQRWFEGLASQSINSFQDFQRVFLHHFSSSKKYKKTAFSLFEVKQSPEESLRAYIKRFNRVALDVPSCATETKTTAFTQGLREGEFFKSLTKKVPGDFEDLLSRAEKYINMEEAQKQKREAVRKERGDRVSKPEERGQKRGNPGHFSHHVPLKIAREREVQECSRDLAPDHQLARPEKTGFCALHKLGYHNTEDCKVLKGNYVAPSFPKPTINTQMSRVPPWASRQPGSSSQRGGVRNNSRTEPGRRRGPEPEQRKKSPPVVGTIKMISGGSTDGDSNRARKSRSRKECLEVEGMRGNEAVISFGPEDLKGVNLPHNDALVIQARVANYDILRVFVDSGSSVNVIFQDAFEQMDLQGYHLETVETALFGFAGHMVYPEGEIILPLTLGSHDLKKTVMTSFTVVNSPSSYNIILGRPAMNELRAVASTYHQKIKFPVGARVGEVRGDQPSSRKCYVEAVRADRSRFKREGKRVRTGERIVEEGEIHFVAEEEQEAVEVGPGQQIRVARDLSMTTRVSLIKCLKTNIHVFAWSQQELTGISPLISEHHLNIIPGSHPVKQKKRHFGPEKDRVISEQIKELLKAGHIREIQFPTWLSNVVLVPKSTGKWRMCVDFRDLNKACPKDHYPLPRIDQLVDSTSGYELLSFMDAYQGYHQIPLAKKDQDKASFVTSGGTFCYVVMPFGLKNAGATYQRLMDKVFEKQLGRNVEVYVDDILSKTREVTTFIDDLEETFATLMQYGIKLNPAKCIFGVKSGKFLGFMVTDRGIEVNPEKVKSVLCMPSPQSVKEVQKLTGRIASLSRFISRSAHRSYPFFQILRKAQQFGWNDKCEQAFQDLKAHLAELPVLVKPEPGEKLFLYLSSTEHAVSSVLIKEEGSDQKPIYYVSHALRGPELRYTEPSW from the exons ATGGCTCGTACAAGAAGAACCGATCAGGGTGATCCTCATGCCCAGGGGGATGGGGGACAGACTTCGAGACAAGCCAATGTCAATAATACTGGGCCAAACATTACCCTGACCCCTGAGGAGTTAAAAAGAATGATGGCTGATGCCGTCGCATTATATGCAGCTGGAAAGGAGGTCTCTCGACCTGTTACACCACCCGGTGATAAACAGGGTGATAAACAAGGACATGAAGAGGAGCAAGAACAGGAGAGGAGGGAAAAGGAAGTAACAGGGGAAGATGAGGAGTCTAGCGCCGGATCCAAATCTCCTACCATGGCAGAGGAATTGTCAAATTTACGGCAGAAGATGAAGGTCCTCGAAGGACAGTTGGAAGAACGAAGCGTTGCCCGAACAATCTTGAGAGGATGTCCGTTCGCAGACATCATAGTCCGGGAACCTCTTCCCGGGAATTTCAAGTCCGCCAAAGTAAAAGATTATGATGGCAACGCTGACCCAGAGGAACACTTGGCCAGATTTGAAAATACGGCCATGTTGCATTGCTACACTGACCGAATTAAGTGTAAAGTATTCCTAACGACGTTGGTGGATTCAGCTCAGAGGTGGTTCGAAGGCCTGGCATCCCAGAGTATTAACTCCTTTCAGGATTTCCAGAGGGTGTTTTTACACCATTTCAGTAGCAGCAAGAAGTACAAAAAGACTGCTTTTAGTCTTTTTGAGGTGAAGCAGAGTCCCGAGGAGAGTTTGCGGGCTTACATCAAAAGGTTCAACAGAGTGGCTCTAGACGTCCCATCTTGTGCCACCGAGACCAAGACTACTGCCTTCACCCAGGGTCTGAGAGAGGGTGAATTCTTTAAATCGCTAACCAAAAAAGTGCCCGGGGATTTTGAGGATCTGTTATCCCGGGCAGAGAAGTACATAAATATGGAGGAAGCCCAGAAACAGAAGAGGGAAGCAGTGAGGAAAGAAAGGGGAGACCGGGTATCCAAACCCGAGGAGAGAGGACAGAAGAGGGGCAATCCAGGGCATTTCTCTCATCATGTGCCTCTGAAGATTGCCCGAGAGAGGGAGGTGCAGGAGTGTAGTAGGGATTTAGCTCCGGATCATCAACTGGCTCGGCCAGAGAAGACAGGATTTTGTGCGCTTCACAAATTAGGCTATCATAATACTGAGGATTGCAAAGTTCTAAAGGGAAATTATGTTGCGCCTTCCTTCCCAAAGCccactatcaatactcaaatgtCTAGGGTGCCGCCGTGGGCATCCCGACAGCCCGGATCTAGTTCTCAGAGAGGAGGTGTGAGAAACAACTCTAGAACCGAGCCCGGAAGAAGAAGGGGGCCTGAACCTGAGCAGAGAAAGAAGTCACCCCCCGTTGTAGGGACAATTAAAATGATATCCGGAGGCTCTACTGACGGAGACTCCAATCGGGCAAGGAAGTCAAGAAGTAGGAAAGAGTGCTTGGAGGTGGAAGGAATGAGGGGCAATGAGGCAGTCATCAGTTTCGGCCCGGAAGACCTGAAAGGGGTGAATCTACCCCACAACGATGCCTTGGTGATCCAAGCCCGGGTGGCGAATTATGACATTCTGCGGGTTTTCGTAGATTCAGGCAGTTCTGTGAATGTAATTTTCCAAGATGCTTTTGAGCAGATGGACTTACAGGGCTATCACCTGGAAACAGTGGAAACTGCTCTTTTTGGTTTCGCCGGACACATGGTTTATCCAGAGGGGGAGATTATTTTGCCGCTGACTCTGGGCTCTCACGATCTAAAGAAAACAGTGATGACTTCTTTCACTGTGGTGAACTCCCCGTCATCATATAACATTATCCTGGGGAGGCCGGCTATGAATGAGTTAAGGGCTGTAGCGTCTACCTACcaccagaaaataaaatttcctgTGGGAGCAAGGGTAGGAGAAGTTCGGGGAGATCAACCCTCTTCTCGAAAGTGTTATGTAGAAGCGGTCCGGGCGGATCGGAGCAGATTTAAGAGGGAGGGGAAGAGAGTTAGGACAGGAGAAAGAATAGTGGAGGAAGGGGAGATCCACTTTGTGGCAGAAGAAGAGCAGGAGGCGGTGGAAGTGGGGCCGGGACAGCAAATCCGGGTGGCTCGGGATCTCAGCATGACCACCCGGGTAAGTTTAATTAAGtgtttaaaaactaacattCACGTATTTGCCTGGTCCCAGCAGGAGCTTACGGGGATTTCTCCCCTTATATCGGAGCATCATTTGAACATCATCCCGGGATCTCACCCCGTGAAGCAAAAAAAGAGGCATTTTGGTCCTGAAAAGGACAGGGTCATATCCGAACAAATAAAGGAGCTCCTGAAGGCAGGGCACATTCGGGAGATTCAATTCCCTACGTGGCTTTCCAATGTGGTTTTAGTACCTAAATCCACTGGCAAATGGCGCATGTGCGTAGATTTTCGTGATCTAAACAAAGCATGCCCCAAAGATCATTATCCACTGCCCCGGATTGACCAGCTGGTAGATTCCACTTCTGGTTATGAGCTGCTGAGCTTTATGGATGCGTACCAGGGGTATCATCAAATTCCCCTGGCCAAAAAAGATCAAGATAAGGCCAGTTTCGTCACctcgggaggtacattttgttatgtTGTAATGCCTTTCGGGTTGAAAAATGCAGGGGCCACCTATCAGCGTCTTATGGATAAAGTATTCGAGAAGCAGCTGGGGCGGAACGTAGAggtctatgtggatgatatctTAAGCAAGACCCGGGAGGTCACTACTTTTATTGATGATCTGGAGGAAACTTTTGCCACCCTCATGCAATATGGGATCAAGCTTAACCCGGCCAAATGTATTTTTGGCGTAAAGAGTGGCAAATTCTTGGGATTCATGGTCACAGATCGGGGAATTGAGGTAAATCCAGAGAAGGTGAAGTCTGTCTTATGTATGCCTTCCCCCCAATCTGTAAAAGAAGTACAAAAACTGACAGGAAGGATTGCTTCCCTTTCTCGATTTATATCCCGATCAGCACACCgaagttatcctttctttcaaatCTTGAGAAAGGCCCAGCAATTCGGGTGGAACGATAAATGTGAACAAGCCTTCCAGGACTTGAAAGCCCATCTTGCAGAGCTCCCGGTATTAGTAAAGCCCGAGCCCGGGGAAAAATTATTCCTATATTTATCCTCTACAGAGCATGCTGTCAGTTCAGTGTTGATCAAAGAGGAAGGCTCTGATCAGAAGCCTATTTATTACGTCAGCCACGCTCTAAGAGGGCCCGAACTCCGGTATACAGAG CCCTCTTGGTAA
- the LOC140805273 gene encoding pleiotropic drug resistance protein 1-like — MEINSSQRASNSIVRNVSAAWRNSNGLELFSGSSREENDEEALKWAALEKLPTYDRLRKGILLGSRGDHPSEVDVTDLGFQQRKKLLDRLVNATEDDNKTFPMKLKQRIDRVGIELPTIEVRFEHLNVETEAHVGSRALPSFINFFANIFEGFSNCLRILPSNKKQLLILQDVSGILKPCRMTLLLGPPGSGKTTLLLALAGVLDPSLKFSGTVTYNGHSMKEFVPQRTAAYISQHDVHLGEMTVRETLAFSARCQGVGSSHDMLVELSRREKEANIKPHPDVDIYMKAAAIEGQEESIVTDYILKVLGLDVCADTMVGSDMIRGISGGQKKRVTTGEMLVGPAKALFMDEISTGLDSSTTFQVVNSIRQSIYILNGTALISLLQPEPETYDLFDDIILMSEGQIVYQGPREKVLEFFQSLGFKCPERKGVADFLQEVTSKKDQQQYWANNEKPYRFISVKDFAEMFKVSEIGQKLRAELAIPFDKNRSHPAALAIKDYGVSKIELLKACTSREILLMQRNSFLYIFKLFQMTIMATLAMTVFLRPKMQRDDVADGRIFSGSLFFVVTIATFNGMAELALIIQRLPVFYKQRDFCFYPAWTYALPNWILSIPVNSVEIAVLVALTYYEIGYDSNAWRFLKFYLLLLLEVQTASSLFRLIGAVGRNMIIANTYGFFVLLLMFALSGFVLARESIKKWWIWGYYISPMMYADNAILVNEFRGHSWRQVPANSNISLGVQVLKGLGFFPESYWYWIGAGALAGWILLYSFCSILALTWLNPLGKPQAVLTENSAENENERGALTETINREDQRTKREFSLPFEPHSIAFDEVTYSVDMPQEMIDQGASGERLVLLHGVSGVFRPGVLTALMGVSGAGKTTLMDVLAGRKTGGYIEGRIMISGYPKKQETFARISGYCEQNDIHSPCVTVYESLLFSAWLRLPSDIDSKTRKLFIENVMELVELTQLREGLVGLPGVNGLSTEQRKRLTIAVELVANPSIIFMDEPTSGLDARAAAIVMRTVRNTVDTGRTVVCTIHQPSIDIFEAFDELLLLKRGGREIYVGPLGRHSCHLVQYFERIPGVKKIRDGYNPATWMLEMTASSQEMIHEVDFSELYKTTELYRRNKALINELSTPRPGSQDLHFPTQYSQPFFTQCVACLWKQHWSYWRNPLYSAVRLVYSTFLAIIFGSMFWDIGSKRGTQQNIFNAMGSMYAAVFFLGVQIASSVQPVVSVERTVFYREKAAGLYSALPYAFGQALIEVPYGLIQAIIYGTIVYAMIGFEWTAAKFFWYIFFMSFTILYFTFYGMMAVAMTPNVNIANIVSYAFYSFWNLFSGFIIPRPRTPIWWRWYHWANPVAWSLYGLVVSQFGDVEDQLDTKQSVQDFVRDYFGFRHDLLGLAAGVIVGFVVVFAFVFAYCVKALNFQRR, encoded by the exons ATGGAAATAAACAGTTCGCAAAGAGCCAGCAACAGTATCGTGAGAAATGTTTCAGCAGCATGGAGAAACAGCAACGGCTTGGAATTGTTTTCTGGTTCATCAAGGGAAGAAAATGATGAAGAGGCCCTTAAATGGGCCGCCCTCGAAAAGCTCCCGACGTATGATCGTTTGCGGAAAGGCATTCTTCTTGGATCAAGAGGTGATCATCCTAGTGAGGTAGATGTAACTGATCTTGGATTTCAACAAAGGAAGAAATTGCTCGACAGGCTCGTAAACGCTACGGAGGACGATAACAAGACGTTTCCGATGAAACTCAAGCAAAGGATCGATAG GGTTGGAATAGAATTGCCTACGATTGAAGTGAGATTTGAGCACCTAAATGTTGAAACAGAAGCTCACGTAGGAAGTAGAGCTTTGCCCTCTTTCATCAATTTCTTCGCAAATATCTTTGAG GGATTCTCAAACTGTCTCCGCATACTTCCAAGCAACAAGAAACAACTATTGATCCTACAAGATGTCAGTGGAATCTTGAAGCCTTGCCG AATGACACTTCTTTTAGGTCCTCCGGGTTCAGGAAAGACGACGCTTTTGTTGGCTTTGGCTGGAGTGCTTGATCCTTCTTTGAAG TTCTCGGGAACGGTTACATATAATGGGCATAGCATGAAAGAATTTGTACCACAAAGAACTGCTGCGTATATAAGCCAACATGATGTTCATTTAGGGGAAATGACTGTAAGAGAAACCTTGGCCTTTTCTGCGAGGTGCCAAGGAGTTGGGAGTAGTCACG ACATGCTGGTAGAGTTATCAAGAAGAGAAAAGGAAGCAAATATAAAGCCTCATCCTGATGTGGATATCTATATGAAA GCAGCAGCTATAGAAGGCCAAGAAGAAAGTATAGTCACAGATTATATTCTTAAG GTTCTGGGATTGGATGTTTGTGCTGACACAATGGTAGGAAGTGACATGATAAGGGGGATCTCTGGTGGGCAGAAAAAACGAGTCACAACAG GTGAGATGTTGGTTGGACCAGCAAAAGCACTCTTCATGGATGAAATATCGACAGGATTAGATAGTTCCACGACATTCCAAGTGGTGAATTCCATCAGACAATCCATCTATATCCTCAATGGGACAGCTCTCATTTCACTTCTTCAACCTGAACCAGAGACTTACGATCTGTTTGATGATATAATCCTTATGTCTGAAGGACAGATTGTTTATCAAGGCCCCAGGGAAAAAGTGCTTGAATTCTTCCAATCTTTGGGCTTCAAATGCCCTGAAAGAAAGGGGGTGGCAGATTTCTTGCAAGAA GTAACATCAAAGAAAGATCAGCAGCAATATTGGGCAAATAATGAGAAGCCTTATAGGTTTATTAGTGTTAAAGACTTTGCTGAAATGTTTAAGGTGTCTGAGATTGGGCAGAAACTAAGAGCCGAATTAGCAATTCCTTTTGATAAAAATAGAAGCCACCCTGCTGCATTGGCAATTAAAGACTATGGTGTCAGCAAAATTGAGCTTTTAAAAGCTTGCACATCCAGAGAAATCTTGCTCATGCAGAGAAACTCATTTCTTTACATCTTCAAGCTCTTCCAG ATGACTATAATGGCCACCCTTGCAATGACGGTATTCTTACGACCTAAAATGCAACGAGATGACGTAGCAGACGGAAGGATATTTTCTGGATCATTGTTCTTTGTTGTCACCATTGCTACATTCAATGGAATGGCAGAGCTAGCCCTGATCATTCAAAGGCTTCCTGTCTTTTACAAGCAAAGGGATTTTTGCTTTTACCCTGCATGGACTTATGCTCTTCCAAATTGGATTCTTTCGATCCCTGTTAACTCAGTCGAAATAGCTGTTCTTGTGGCTTTAACTTACTATGAAATTGGTTATGACTCAAACGCGTGGAG GTTTTTGAAATTCTACTTGTTGCTCTTACTTGAGGTTCAAACGGCATCGTCTTTGTTTAGACTCATCGGGGCGGTTGGTAGGAACATGATCATAGCAAACACTTACGGGTTTTTTGTACTGCTTCTAATGTTCGCCTTGAGTGGCTTTGTCCTCGCACGAG AAAGCATCAAGAAATGGTGGATATGGGGTTATTACATATCTCCAATGATGTATGCTGACAATGCAATTTTGGTTAACGAGTTCAGAGGGCATAGTTGGAGACAG GTTCCCGCAAATTCAAATATATCATTGGGAGTCCAGGTTTTAAAAGGTCTCGGGTTTTTCCCCGAATCGTACTGGTACTGGATTGGGGCAGGGGCATTAGCAGGCTGGATATTGCTGTACAGCTTCTGTTCGATTCTCGCTCTGACCTGGCTTAACC CTCTAGGGAAACCACAAGCCGTACTGACTGAAAATAGTGCAGAAAATGAGAACGAGAGGGGCGCTTTAACTGAAACAATTA ATAGAGAAGATCAGAGAACGAAAAGAGAATTTAGTCTTCCATTCGAACCACATTCTATCGCGTTTGATGAGGTCACATACTCAGTCGACATGCCTCAG GAAATGATAGATCAGGGAGCTAGTGGAGAAAGATTAGTTCTTCTCCATGGCGTGAGTGGTGTTTTTAGGCCCGGTGTACTCACAGCTCTAATGGGAGTGAGTGGTGCCGGTAAGACGACACTTATGGATGTCCTGGCTGGTCGAAAAACAGGTGGATATATCGAAGGACGTATCATGATTTCTGGTTATCCTAAGAAGCAAGAAACATTTGCTCGGATTTCTGGTTATTGTGAACAGAACGACATCCACTCTCCTTGTGTTACAGTTTACGAGTCGCTACTATTCTCAGCTTGGCTTCGTTTGCCCTCAGATATAGATTCCAAAACCAGAAAG TTGTTCATAGAGAATGTGATGGAACTTGTGGAGCTGACACAGTTGAGAGAAGGACTAGTCGGCTTACCTGGTGTCAATGGTCTCTCAACTGAGCAAAGAAAGAGGTTAACTATTGCTGTAGAGCTGGTAGCAAACCCATCTATAATTTTCATGGACGAGCCAACATCAGGGCTGGATGCGAGAGCTGCCGCAATAGTTATGAGAACGGTCCGAAACACGGTCGACACAGGTAGGACAGTCGTGTGCACCATCCATCAGCCTAGCATAGACATATTCGAAGCTTTTGACGAG CTGCTTCTGTTGAAACGAGGGGGGCGAGAGATATATGTGGGGCCATTAGGTCGTCATTCATGCCATCTGGTCCAGTACTTTGAG agaATTCCAGGAGTAAAAAAAATCAGGGATGGTTATAATCCAGCAACCTGGATGCTTGAAATGACAGCTTCATCTCAAGAAATGATCCATGAAGTTGATTTCAGTGAACTGTACAAAACCACGGAACTTTACAG GAGGAACAAAGCTTTGATAAATGAGTTAAGCACCCCGCGTCCTGGTTCTCAGGATCTACATTTTCCTACTCAATATTCTCAACCATTTTTCACGCAATGCGTAGCTTGCCTATGGAAACAACATTGGTCATACTGGCGCAATCCTCTTTATTCTGCAGTGAGGCTTGTGTACTCAACATTTTTAGCAATCATCTTCGGTTCCATGTTCTGGGATATTGGTAGCAAAAG GGGAACACAACAAAACATTTTCAACGCTATGGGATCTATGTACGCTGCCGTTTTCTTTCTAGGGGTGCAAATTGCGTCGTCTGTGCAACCCGTCGTGTCTGTTGAACGAACAGTTTTTTACCGAGAAAAGGCTGCTGGATTGTATTCAGCTTTGCCATATGCATTCGGCCAG GCTTTAATTGAAGTCCCATATGGTTTAATTCAAGCTATTATTTATGGAACCATAGTTTATGCAATGATTGGATTCGAGTGGACAGCAGCAAAATTCTTTTGGTACATATTCTTCATGTCCTTCACTATACTGTACTTCACATTCTACGGCATGATGGCTGTGGCGATGACTCCAAACGTGAATATTGCAAATATTGTATCCTACGCATTTTACTCATTTTGGAATCTCTTCTCCGGGTTTATAATCCCCAGACCG AGGACACCCATATGGTGGAGATGGTACCATTGGGCGAATCCAGTGGCGTGGAGTTTGTACGGCTTGGTTGTGTCTCAATTTGGGGACGTGGAGGATCAGCTGGACACAAAACAATCAGTCCAAGATTTCGTGAGAGATTATTTTGGGTTTAGGCATGATCTTCTTGGCTTGGCTGCTGGTGTTATTGTTGgatttgttgttgtgtttgcTTTTGTTTTTGCATATTGTGTCAAGGCTTTGAATTTCCAAAGGCGATAG